Proteins from a genomic interval of Gadus macrocephalus chromosome 2, ASM3116895v1:
- the LOC132449326 gene encoding uncharacterized protein LOC132449326: MWMKMERTSSERIHPPRFSVVEKHTLRRYMRQCLFLLYGAMFVVLLLKVYYPVSLPSPNCSQLLEPIPTKKILKLLFAGTWILQEAYSIDSIDLYALTHAKSSWAKFTWGPNGTIHLDMGHLLSVPNRTMWCVHHHFNGIVLGKNTLHLHLPNFGASAKFQFLKACNECLVMTAKAHVPRYGALDYLFTYGLYSDLHEYYIRPTRLQASCKGLVTPPPFKYHGAELCLNDTNESNYQSPETRDQNLTTCIF, from the exons ATGTGGATGAAGATGGAGAGAACCTCGTCAGAGAGGATCCATCCGCCAAGATTCAGTGttgtagaaaaacacacattgcGACGCTACATGCGCCAGTGCCTCTTTCTCCTGTACGGTGCCATGTTTGTGGTGCTGTTATTGAAGGTCTACTACCCTGTGTCATTACCATCACCAAACTGCTCCCAACTCCTGGAACCCATCCCTACTAAGAAAATCCTTAAACTG CTCTTTGCTGGGACATGGATCCTGCAGGAGGCGTACTCTATTGACTCCATTGATCTGTATGCCCTGACCCACGCCAAGAGTTCATGGGCAAAGTTCACCTGGGGGCCCAACGGCACCATCCACCTGGACATGGGCCACCTGCTGAGTGTCCC GAACAGGACAATGTGGTGTGTCCACCACCACTTCAACGGCATTGTACTTGGCAAAAACACACTTCACCTCCATCTGCCTA ATTTCGGGGCGTCAGCGAAGTTCCAATTCCTCAAGGCCTGCAATGAGTGTCTGGTCATGACGGCTAAAGCACATGTGCCTCGATATGGTGCTCTGGACTACCTGTTTACCTATG GTCTATATTCAGATTTACACGAGTATTACATCCGACCAACCAGACTGCAGGCCTCCTGCAAGGGCCTGGTGACCCCGCCCCCTTTCAAGTATCATGGAGCAG AACTCTGCCTTAATGACACAAATGAGAGCAATTATCAAAGTCCCGAAACGCGTGACCAAAACTTGACAACTTGCATCTTTTAA